TTTTTCTTTTTCCTCAAATTCAAGCTTCAGTTCTTCTGAGTACCGGGTTTCTACGGGTTCAGGAAGTTCAGGTTCGGATTTCTGCTCAATACTTTCCTCAGGGGTTTTTGCTGAAAATTCGGCTGTGCTTGCGGGCGTGAAGGCTTTTTCCATTTCATATTCTGCTTTTTCTTCCCAAAGCCCGCCTTTATCCGGTTTACCTGCTTCAGGCTGACGTTTTTTCAGTCCTCTGTCTTCATGCCTGTTTTTCTCTGCATTTTTATGTTTCTGGAGAGTATAACCGCCAGCCAGGAGGAGAAACAATAAAAGGGCTGCAGGGAAATAATAAACCGATGGGTTGGCAAATGCTCCATTCTTTTTATCGGTTTCAGATGTGCTTGCATTAACGGGGTTTGAGTCATTTACATCGGAATTGTTTGCAGCATCTGACTTATTACTGACCGCTTGTATGCCGGAACTTTTCGCATCCCCGGTATCGATTAATTCTTCTGAATAAACGGGAAGGAGAAAAAGGTCAATTACATAGCTTCCTCCCTTCTTAACTTCAATAGACTTCTCGGCTGAATTAACAAGGGTGCTGTTTTCATAATAACTGGCTGTAATCAGATAATTTCCGGGCTCCAGTTCAAAAGAATAAATACCGTACTTCGCCATCATGGACTGGGACGGTGTGGAGTTTACCTCAACTATAGCATTTTCCAGAGGCTCGAAGGTATCCCAGCTATATACCACTCCACGAATTGTGGCTGTGTTGCTTTCTGCCAGGACAGGTACCGCAAGAAGTGCTACAGCAGCAATAAAGATAATAAATACTTTCAGATTCATTTTTATCAGGAAACCCGGATGCGGTTTGAATTTTTTATCTTTTTAATTATACTTCTATACTTGCCCTACTTTATGGACTCTCTTTTAATAAAGTTAATTCTTCTCAGTAAAACCGGCTCTCACCATTAATTTTTCTCTTATCCCGGTTTCCGGATCGTGTACACCTATCGGGGGGACTCTGCTCTCCGTTTTTCCTGGTCTTCCCGGAGCTATTTCTTTAAGAAATGAGTCCAGCGCCCATTGTCCTTCTCTCTTCATACCATCGGCATTTTCAACGCTATAGGTTCCGTTTCCAAAGAAAGACGCATATCCTTCGCCATCTGCCTCTACAGTGATGTTTTCTCCATTCAGCAAAAGTGTTTTGTGCCTGCCGGAAACCTCCATGTCAGCGGATTGTATATGGTAAATGAATATGTTTTCCGGGCCGCTTTCTTTAATTTCAAGTACGTAATCCCCTTCAATAATTATTATGGAATCAGGGGACATTACTGCAATTTCACCTTCTTCCAGGTGCAGTTTGATATCAAAACCGCCCATAAGGGTGACTCTTCCCTCACCAGTTGCACTGAGCCGGTCTGTTTCGTTCAATTCTTCATTTCCGGGCATCAGGAGCTTGAATTCTTCAAATATGTCTTTAAGAACCATGCTTGCCTGGATCATCCTCTTCTGCGACTGGATCAGATACTCCTTTTCTGAGCTTTCGACCTGAGATCCGTCTTCTGAGACCTCATTTTTTCCGGCAGTGCCTTCGTCTTTTCCTGATGAGGATACCGCAAGTTCCAGGTAATATTTTGCCTCTTCTACAAGACCATTGTATTCTTCGAGAAGAGACTCAAGCCTGTTCACGTCTTTTCCCTGGTCTCTCAGGTACTGAACACCCGGCTCAAGTTTTGCAGATATAGCTTCTGCCTTTACGATGTTCCTGGCAAGCATGAATGCTGCATCCTGCATAGAGCGGGATGAGTCCTTAATTTCAGGCATACCCGGAGGATGGTCCTGATAACCTATTCCTGGTATCACGTCGCCTTTAAGGAGTCCGGCGTAAGGATAAAAAATGCTCCTGTAAAGGTCTCCGTGATATTTGTAATTAACAGGCTCTGCCTGTGACGAATCAGCACAACCTGAACTTACAATGACTCCTGTAAGTATAATAACCAATGGCAGGAGTTTAAGGGACAAAAATTTAATTTTCATACCGGTCTACGCTTCTGTTAAATAGTCACTGGGCTCTACATTGATTTATTGTTTTTATATGTTATATCAGGTTTGAGTCCGAAAATTTTCCTGACAAACCCCGGGAATATGTTATAATCTACTATAATCTGTGAATCTATTATGGTTTGATATTGATATAATCTGATATCAGTATAATTTGATATTGATATGATCTGATATCAGTATGATCTGATATTGATATGATCTGATATCAGTATAATTTGATATCAGTATGATTTGATAACCAATTATGATCTGTGAATCAATTATGATCTGATAATCTATTATGATCTATGAATTTATTGTGATTTGATAATCAATTATGATGTAAATACATTAATCAGGTCTAATCCGCATCTTTTCATATTCCATGCTCACAACATAGTCCCGAAATCTCTGAGGTATCCTTCTTTTCCGGACTTTTCAGATTGTAATGCCGGAGCAATGTTAATATGAGGGACATATCCGAATTCTTTTTTCCGGACAGCAGGATTATTGTTTTTCCTACTGTCTCATATACCTTTATTTCTCTTCCTTTCCTGCTCCACTTTACCTGCCTCACCCTTATGAGTTCGATTTCGAGAAGAGAATCAAGGTTGTATTTGAGGGTGTTCAGGCGCACTCCAAGCTCGTCTGCAATATCACTTGCAGACATCGACTTTCTGTCAAGTAATTTGAGAATCCTGATCGAAATCTCATTAGAAAGGATCCTGGAAATTTTTCGGGAGTCTTCGGAAAGTTGCAGGATCAACAGTTTTTCCTCTGGTTTTTCAGGCATTTTCTATCTCTGGTACGTCTGAATAATAAATAGACTGCGACATTTCAGGTTTTATTTCTAACAATTATTTTAAAGTCAGAAGCATCCTGAGCCGTCAATTTGCAGGTATGGACAACATGGTTTCGATCATTTTTTTCAGCCTGGCATTTCATAACCACAGGGTATTGAATTGTCGGCGTTAAAACATATTTGGGGTTTATCAGGCGAGAGTGGGCTGAATGACGGATCACCAGGATGTTCCTGACTCAGATTCTGTATCTGTATATAAAGATAAAAGCATACTTACTCTCCTGTTATCCGTTAACTTTCAAAATTACCCTTTAAAAGAGATTATTTTCATGTTTAACGCTTTATGATCCTTAAGTATAGGATTTTGGAAGTTTAAAATCCCGAAAATTTTTGGAACTGGCAGATCTGTCAGCAATATTAGATTCCTGTCCTAAACTATCCCCGGTTTGAGGAGTAGGTCATGGTCATTTCTTTCAGGACAGGTTGAGGGCTTCAACATGCAAAATCCTGTAAGAAATAGTGCAGGGAAAGAGTCAAAATCATTAATTGCAGTGCTGATCTATTGCAGTGCTGATCTGTCAGTTTTTTTGTTACTTAAAAACTCAGAGTAAAATTATCATTCTGTCAGAGAGCATGTTTTCGGTTTGTTCAGGAACCGGCATACTATCAAAAACTATAATATATTTTTAATTATGAAATATTGCCTATTTGGCTTCTGATTAGTATTAAATCAGATATATTTGCTTAAATTTACTAAAAATGCTTAAAAAAAGCTTATTTTCTAAATTTAATCTTATATATTTCCTTATTCCTGAAAGTAAGCTTATATTTAAGCCAGTTTATTACAGAAATGTCAGGCGGTGAAAACTTGCCTGGATTAAACAGAACAAAGTAAGATTAAATGAGTAATTTATGGAGACGTTATACTATGAAAAAACAAGCAGTAAAATCAGTTGCCGGTTTTGCGGTAGTGCTGATGGTCTTAAGCATTATTCCTTCTGGTGCTATTGCTTCGGAAAATGCTACCTATGCAGATCAAATAAACTCTGCAAATGGTAAGGGGTCTGGAAAAATGATGTCAGGAGGTATGAGGCACTGGGCAGAAGGACCTGATGGAATGCGTGGTATGGGCTTTTGTCCTGCTGAAAACATAACAGAAGAAAACTTCACAGAGGTTCAGACTGAAGTGCTTAATTCAATCACCGAAAAGATTGCTGAACTTCAAAGCCTGTATAACAATGTAAGCGAGACTTCAACCGCAGAAGAATTGCAGGAGGTTTTACTTGCAGAAAGGCAGGCAAATGCTGAAGGTGCAGGTCCGTGTGGAAAAAATGGATTTCCAGATAAAATGTGCGGACCCTGCCTCTTTAGAGTTGAGGACTTAACAGATGAAAACTTTACTGAAGTACAGACAGAAATAGTTGATACCCTCGGCAATATGACCGATATGCTTAACGTGCAGCTTGAAAAGTCAAGCGATGAAAACATGACTGAAATGCTTAAAGGACAGATATCCGAGTTTCAAGACCTGTCCGCCAGCGTAAGTGGAGCTTCCAGTGCTTCTGAACTGCAGGATGTCGTGTTAACTTATATGAAAGCTCAAGCGGTTGACTCAATTGAAAAAGAAATTGAACACCTTGAAACCGGAGTAAGCGAGAATGAGAACTCAGGCGAAGATACGGCCGGGGAAGTTACAAAACTCAACGACAAAATTAAAGAACTTACCGCTCTTAAAGAAGATGTCAACGCAGCTGAGTCCTTTGATGAGTTTAGAGAACTAATGTCCTCTGAAATGAAATATGGTAAAGGCCCTGTGAGGGGAGGAAGAGGACAGATGCATGAAGAAAGGGGTTCTGAGATGCAGGGCAGCCGCAGAAATATGTCCTGAAAATCCTGTTCAGATGATCTCTTTCTCAGGGAAATATCATTCAGGGATAAGCCTGAAAAAATGCTTGAAACAGATTTTGCCCGGAATTGATCCGGAGATAGATCTGCTGCTGGACGAGACGGATTTGCCTTTCAGGTAACTTTATTCCGAATGTTTGATAATTTCATTCCGAAATATTGAAGCCCGAAATTTCAATATTTTTTGCTTTTTCCAGCGGGAGACCGGATTTTTTAATTTTTTCGAGAGATTTTGCTGCAGCTTTTCTTACCATAGCATCAGGGTTATTAAGTGCACGTGAAAGACCCGCAACTGCTTCCGGAGTGCCTATTTTTTCAAGTGAAAATATTACGGATTTATGTATCAGCGAATCAGGGTCTTCAAGAATTCTGAGAAACTCAGGAACGGCTTCTCTCGCCTTCATGTCTCCAAGTGATGTGGCAGCAGCTTCCTGCACAGTATTTTTGGGATCATGCAGGGCTCTCAGGAGCCCAGGGACAGCTTCCACTTTTCCTGTTTTTCCAAGCCCCAGAGTTGCAGCTTCACGGATCGAGTTGTCAGGGTCGTCAAGGGCTTTGACAAGTCCTTCGATTGTTTCAGGACTTCCTATTTTTCCAAGTGCACT
This window of the Methanosarcina mazei S-6 genome carries:
- a CDS encoding ArsR/SmtB family transcription factor — translated: MPEKPEEKLLILQLSEDSRKISRILSNEISIRILKLLDRKSMSASDIADELGVRLNTLKYNLDSLLEIELIRVRQVKWSRKGREIKVYETVGKTIILLSGKKNSDMSLILTLLRHYNLKSPEKKDTSEISGLCCEHGI
- a CDS encoding helix-turn-helix transcriptional regulator, coding for MNLKVFIIFIAAVALLAVPVLAESNTATIRGVVYSWDTFEPLENAIVEVNSTPSQSMMAKYGIYSFELEPGNYLITASYYENSTLVNSAEKSIEVKKGGSYVIDLFLLPVYSEELIDTGDAKSSGIQAVSNKSDAANNSDVNDSNPVNASTSETDKKNGAFANPSVYYFPAALLLFLLLAGGYTLQKHKNAEKNRHEDRGLKKRQPEAGKPDKGGLWEEKAEYEMEKAFTPASTAEFSAKTPEESIEQKSEPELPEPVETRYSEELKLEFEEKEKQLDRKDEEFRPEIKPTSLEQGSEDEKETSVKKNEPEAEPEPSKPPEKEKPVIRKNLPLPADLQEIMDIIRGQGGRITQKDLRSKLKYSEGKVSLMLADLERRELIEKFKRGRGNVIILRDEKR